GGCCCCGGCGAGGTCGTAGCCGGCCTCGTCCACGGCGGCGCGTACGGCGTCCGCGTCAAGCGGGCTCTGACTGGTGACGGTGACCCGGCCGGTGGCCAGGTCCACCTGGACGTCGGTGACGCCCGGCAGCGCGGTCAGCTCGGCGCTCACCGCGTTGACGCAGTGGCCGCAGGTCATGCCGTTGACCTGGTAGGTGGTGTCCATCTC
The genomic region above belongs to Micromonospora sp. WMMD1128 and contains:
- a CDS encoding heavy-metal-associated domain-containing protein, whose amino-acid sequence is MDTTYQVNGMTCGHCVNAVSAELTALPGVTDVQVDLATGRVTVTSQSPLDADAVRAAVDEAGYDLAGA